In Nicotiana tabacum cultivar K326 chromosome 11, ASM71507v2, whole genome shotgun sequence, a single window of DNA contains:
- the LOC107766736 gene encoding squamosa promoter-binding-like protein 3, giving the protein MDWNMKSHQLEWGWDNNISICSCSGLEFCRHAETFINEKEVNKAENIKHIYSVVDRFSSYSLDHGSSVKSSAEESNYGIVGSVPGFVSAERKEKYSTSGTCTRPGESSIGLNLCPANNETVTNYPVLPLSSTTAKRCRGSYHLMQNPYCQVEGCNLDLTSAKEYHRRHRICEAHSKSPMVIVAGMERRFCQQCSRFHELSEFDDNKRSCRRKLSDHNARRRRSQPEANHFSSTGRPSSFHDQQSRTSGSLSGSSSSTSNSMGKSSCRPKNIRGLNTSTSDYKLDAASNLPRRAHSLLSRNSLGLYDPTHTSMEQLIMPASVGESQPFVPVTPNWQQVSSEHFPADHQVPFYSPHCFNGSA; this is encoded by the exons ATGGACTGGAACATGAAGAGTCACCAGTTGGAATGGGGCTGGGATAATAATATAAGCATTTGCAGTTGCTCAGGATTGGAGTTTTGTAGGCATGCAGAAACTTTCATCAATGAAAAGGAAGTAAATAAAGCTGAAAATATCAAGCATATATATTCTGTAGTAGATCGTTTCTCTAGCTATAGTTTGGACCATGGCTCTTCTGTCAAATCTTCAGCTGAAGAAAGTAATTATGGGATAGTTGGTTCTGTGCCAGGTTTTGTAAGCGCggagagaaaagagaaatatTCTACTTCTGGAACTTGTACAAGACCTGGAGAATCGTCAATTGGCTTAAATCTGTGCCCTGCTAACAATGAGACTGTTACTAATTATCCTGTACTTCCTTTGTCATCTACGACAGCAAAGCGATGTAGGGGTTCTTATCATCTAATGCAGAATCCCTACTGCCAAGTTGAAGGATGTAATCTTGACCTTACATCAGCTAAAGAGTACCATCGGCGTCATAGAATCTGTGAAGCCCATTCTAAAAGCCCAATGGTCATTGTGGCTGGGATGGAGCGTCGTTTTTGCCAACAGTGTAGCAG GTTCCATGAGTTGTCCGAGTTTGATGATAACAAACGAAGCTGTCGGAGGAAGCTCTCTGACCACAATGCTAGGCGTCGTCGGTCACAACCAGAGGCAAATCACTTTAGTTCAACAGGACGACCTTCTTCGTTTCATG ATCAACAATCACGTACTAGTGGTTCTTTAAGTGGATCATCTTCCTCCACTTCAAATTCAATGGGGAAAAGCTCTTGCCGCCCCAAGAATATACGAG GTTTAAATACATCTACAAGTGATTATAAGTTGGATGCTGCATCCAATCTTCCACGACGAGCTCATTCTCTTCTGTCAAGAAACTCTTTGGGTTTGTATGATCCTACACATACTTCCATGGAGCAGCTTATAATGCCTGCAAGTGTCGGTGAATCACAGCCGTTTGTGCCTGTAACACCAAACTGGCAACAAGTTTCATCAGAACATTTTCCGGCAGATCATCAAGTTCCTTTCTACTCCCCACATTGCTTCAACGGATCTGCCTGA